The Saccharolobus shibatae B12 genomic interval CATATTAAGGCAGATAACCTTCCTAAAGAATCACCGAAATGACCAAATATCAGTGCACCCAATGGCCTTCCTATATACGAAATAGCATAAGCGGTTATCGATAATGCTAAAGCTAATGAAGGCACGGTAGAGGGAAAGAATAAACTTGGCCATATTGTGATTGCTGTTGCTCCGGCTAGGAAGAAATCATAAAATTCTACCATAGTCCCTACTACTCCTGCAATCGACGTCTTAATTACATTATAGTTTGGCATTTTATCACGAGATAATATAACATTATCAAGTATTTAAAGTTTAATTTAATAATTAACACAAAATAACATGAAGTTATCATAGAAACTTTCACACAAAAGTTAAATAGGATAAGAAATAGCAATAGCAATGACGATAATATTCTTTAACTTAGTTTAAATCGATTTTGTGTTAGCTTTAGCACTGGAGCCTACTATGCTAGAATATAATAGTAATAAATTATTAAATATAAATTTTATAAGATTCCTTTCCTATTATGATTAATAATATTTTTATAAATTAGAGGTTCAAAAGGAATTTTTGAACATCATCTTTAAGGCAGGAATATAAAAATCTCTTATAAGTTAATTGCTAATTTTAAAATTCTCTCTTATACTAATTTAGTTTACTATTATTATTCATTATATACAACACTAAATTTATATATCTATATTAATAATAGACTCTTATGCCAACTGGTGCCAGACTTCTCTTAAAACTATTAAAGGATTTGGGTGTTGAAAAAATATTTATAGTTGGTGGCACTGATCATGCAGCATTAATAGAGGAAAAGGTGAAGGATCCTTACGATTTGCCAGATTTAGAGGAAGTTCCGCATGAAATAGTTGCTGCGTCTGCTGCATTAGGACAGTCGTTTTTAGGTAAAATCGGAGCTGTTTTAGTCCATACAACACCTGGAACAGCAAATGTTATAGGGATTTTAATGGACGCATTTACTATGCGACTACCGTTAATAGTTTTGGCGGGTAGAAGTCCATATACTGAAAAAGGGAGTAGGGCCAGTAGAAATGTAAGAATTCATTGGCCTCAAGAGATTGAAAACCAAACTGAAATAGTTAAACCATGGGTTAAGTATGCGTTTGAAATTAAAAGAGTTGAGCAGATTCCAGAAACAGTTTCAAGGGCCATTCAAATTGCCCTTAGCGAACCTAAAGGTCCCGTATATATAGTTTTCCCCAGGGAAGTTACAGTAGAAGAAACGGAATATAGGCATATTAAAATGGAACCCTTTGAACCTGCAGCACCAACTGCACATCTAGAGAAAGCAAAAAAGATGATTGAAGAAGCAGAAAGACCGGTAATTATAACATGGAATGCGGGTAAGAGAAGGGATTGGTTTAAATCCTTAGTTAAATTTGCTGATACAATTAAAATACCAGTAATTAATTATATAGGGGGATATGTAAATTACCCTTCAAACGGCAAAATGGCTCTGGATAGTCTAGATTTATCGCAATCAGATTTATTAATTGTAGTTGAAAATGATGTGCCTTGGATTCCAAAAAAGCAAGAAATTAAGGGTAAGGTCATAAGAGTCGATACTGATCCCTCATATAGGAACATTCCATTTTATGGCTTCCAATGTGATCTATGTATACAATCAACTGTCTCGGAATTCTTTGATAGATTAGTTAATTCACTTAACCCAAAAGATGACCATTGGGTAGTTGAGGAAAGAGAAAGACAAGTTAAGGAAAAAATAGAAGAGATTGAGAGACTAAGCAAGAGCAGAAAAATTCATCCTAGATACTTATCATATGAGATAGGAAAAGTAGCAAAGGAGGAAAGTGCTATAATTGTTAATGAATACGTTTTCAATCCTAAATATGCTGAATTAACGGAATTTGGTAGTTACTTAGGAGAACCTTCAGCAGGTTATTTAGGTTGGGGTTTAGGTGCCTCAGTAGGAATTAGATCGCTAACCGATAGGCTAGTTATTGCTATAGTAGGAGATGGTCAATTTATCTTCGGCGTTCCAGAAGCGTTCTATTATTTAGCTGTTAAGTACCCATTACTAACCATTATTTATGATAATGGTGGATGGTTAGCTACTGAAAATGCCGTAAAAGAGGTTTATCCAGATGGTGTGGCAGTAGCTAAGGGTGTTTTCCCTGCAACAACTTTTAGAAGGTATAATATAGGTCAAGGAGTAATAGGATATGGAGGGTACTTTAAGCTAATAGAGAGAACAGAGGAAGTTCGTGAAACCCTACTTGAAGCGATAAATTACATTAAACAAGGTAAACCAGCAATAATACAAGCAATTGTAGAAAGAGCTAAGGCATAGACATTAACAATGCGGAGAGTAGTTGAAATGGGTAATTATACGATTTTCCCTTAGATATCACTGGAGATTTGATAGTATCGGAGAAGTTTTTAACCAAGGATATAAAATACGGAATTGGGATTTATTAAAATAACTTTTGGGCATGACAGCAAGATTGATGAAAATATTTAAGCTGTTAAAATCATACAATTGCTGATAGGATTTTATTTTTAATAAAGTCGTGAGTTGATCTTGTAAGACTAACAAGTGAGGGTGTTCTCGAACAGTCATCTTATTCGATAATCAATAACAAAATTATATTTGATAAGAGATTTTCTCAAATAACCACCTCTATCTAGGGATAAATTGCATTAGAACGCTCAAGATGTTTCTTGAGAAAATTTATGTGCAAGGATTACGAGACTTATATGAGGGTTAGCTAGATGAACCTCGTAACCCTTGGACAATTAATACTTCTGATTATAAGAAATTTAAATCTTAATTCAAGAAAATACAGAATAAAAGAACTTGCATTTACAATAGTATTGTCTTAGGAGTACAGATCACGAAAACAGCAATACTATCATCAACACTATACACGAAAAATTAGGGATAAGAAGAAAGATACAAATGCTCATCATTCAACGTGAACAAGAACTGATTATCAAAAAGGGAAAAACATGTGGAGAAATGCTGTATTAACTCAACATAGAATGAGCAGAGAACAGAAGAAAAGAATCTTGAAAGAGCATGATGGGCATAAGGACAATATCTAAAGCAAGATGAGCACATAATAACTCCCAAAGAGTCTATACGTATAATTGAAGGCAGTTAGGTTTATTAGTTAATTATATATTTTATATTTTTAATAGTGATAACATGAGCAGAAAAAGAGTAAAATTAGGTATAAGTAAAATTACGGTAATAGTATTGATAATAGTAGTAGTAATTATAGCTTGGATAGGTGGAACGCTGGTTTTTTATCATTCGTCAAGTTCGTCAATAAAGACAACACAGTCTAGTATTGTACCCATATCAACAACACCAGTTACTATTGGAGCCTTACAAGGTAATGACCCAGACATATCAGCATGGGCCTTTACGGAATCTCAACTTCTATCTACACTTAAAGAATATGATCCTAATATAAAGACCCAAGACTTTTCCACTGCTACATTAGTCATACAAGGATTGGAAAGTGGAACAATACAAGTAGGTATTATTAGCACTGATTCAATTATAGTTGCTATTTCTAGAGGAGCCCCTCTTGTAATAGTAGCCACGTATAGGATCACTCCAGCAGCAAGAGATTTGGTAGTTAAAGCTCCGACACCCATAAACAACCTATATCAGTTAAATAACACCGATGATGCAGAACCATCACCAGGGATCTTACCCACAATAACTGATGAATATTTGGAATATAAGTATAATTTACACTTTAATTTTGAATATGTAGGATCTTTTCAAGGTCAAATAGCAGCATTAATAAGTGATAAGGCAACATTTGCAAATGTGAATCCGTTTGATGCATATAAGTTGATTCAGAATGGAACGTTAAAAGTAGTATATAGTTTTAGCTTAAAATGGCCTGCATATTCAGTAGTGACTACCAGAAGTTTTTTGGAGCAACATCCAGATGCTATAAAAGCAGTAATAATGGGCCTACTTAAGGCAAACGATATCTATGAGGCTAATGTAAATAATCAAACTATAAATTTCCTAGCAAGCTATTATGGAAGGATTATAGGCTCAAATGGTGCTGTGGTTCTATTTCATAACTATACCTATTCTACTAATGGAGCAATCAATGTTACAGCTCTGCAAATATTAATAAATACTTATAGGGAGATAGGTGTGATAACGAACAGCACACTAACAGTCAATGATACTTATACTAATGAGTTTGTAAAAGTGATCTCATAGAAAGATTTTTTAAATTCTAAATAATAAAAAAATACTATAAAAATATTTTTTAGTAAGTGAGAATCGAATATAACTTCTACCAATAAGAAATATAGAAGAGTATTTGAATGAGTGTCATACATCTTATATCTTTCCCTTTAAGTATTGCGCAAGTTTTTAACACGAAGAGAAGATTCAAAATTTCTCAAAAATTTACGTCTTATTTTGAATAATTATATATAGATATGAAAACATATTTATTCAATTATTTACACATGGGACACTCTCCTCCTACGGTTACAAGCTCATATCTATTAGCATATAGTGCCTCTCTGGAGTATAGTTTACGCTACTAACATTTTAACTTTATATTTCATAAATTGATCGAAGGAGTGATAATCGTCCCGCTAGATAAATTATTTCCTTTGTATTTCTGGGATTATCTCATTTGCAAATAATTCTAAGTTTTCTATATTATCTTCATAACTTATAGTTATCCAATCAATATGTACTAAAAATGTATTAGCATTGGTATGTTCTAGAATCTTTTTTACTTTATCTGCTACATCCCTAGGTTTACCCGCCAATAAACGATTTGTATCTAACATATACTCTACATCATCGTATTTATAAAATTCTGGTGGAATAAATCCCTCTGCTTTTCTTGTTTCTCCTATTTCGTAATTCTTCACGGTCTTCCTTGCTTGTAAATCTAAAAACGCTCCCTTTAACTCTCTAAGCATTATTGGTAAGAACTTTCTTAATTTCTCTTCACTGTTACTAATATAGACATATTTTTCGATTGCCAACTTAGGATTACCATTACCATTAAAATTATTTCTATAAGCTTCTATTCGCTCTCTTACTATTTCATCTCTATCTATACCCGTAACTAAGTTTAAACCATTCTGAGCTGCCCATATAGTAGTTGGTATAGTTCTAGTGGGTATCCAAATTGGAGGATAAGGTTTCTGAACGTAAGGTATTAATCTTTCTACATCCTCAAATTTATAATAGTCCCCTTTGAACGAAAATTTCTTACCTTGGGATGTCACCTTTAAAAACTCAAGTAGAACTGTAGTAGCTTCCCTACTCATTACTTTTGCTATTTTAGGGTCTAATCCAACTTCCTTGAGTTCAAGCTCACTAATGCCACCAGTCAAACCGACATCAAGCCTACCCTCACATAAGTTATCTAACAATGCCAACTCCTCAGCTAAATGAAGGGGATTTCTAATAGGAACAACATAGGCTAGAGAACCTATCCTTATCTTAGATGTATGTTGACAAACAGCTGAAAGGAGTACTCCTTGAGATGTATTACCACCTAACCTAGAAAAATGATGCTCTGCAAAGAAAAAATACTCGTAACCTAATTTTTCGGCTTCTTCAACTAATTTTATCTGATCTTTATAATATGTTACAAAGTTAAGGCTATTTAGATCTTGAGGAAGTATAGGGTGCGTGAACACACCAAAATTGATATGCATATAATATTTTTTAATCGAGTTGTATTTAAGTATTTTCTAATGTACGCTTTGTGGTCTGCTCCAAAATTATACAAAAATTTATAACTAATTATGTAAAGTGTTACCTATAGGAAAGAGGAAGTATAAGAGGGATTGAGTAAATACGACGAGAACGTTATAACTAGCTACAGGTTGATGTTCTCCTTCTAAGTATTTGACCCCTGATGGGATTTATTAGCTGAGGAGAATAAATATGCCAAGACTAAGTACAAGACACCAAAGGAGTTCAACGATTTCCTAACATTCTTACACTTCTTCCTACCTTACAGAGCAATAGAAGGAGTATTGAGGGCTTTAGAGCAGTTGAAGATAGTCCCCACAAGCCTTGATTATTCTACGATATGGAGGAGGGTGAAAGACATGAACATAATCTCCCAGATGTAACTGACGAGCTTGAAGTGATTACAGATGCAACAAGCATAAGCGCAAATAGGGAGGACAATACATTGTCGCAAAGTGGGGAAAACTAGGATCCAAATTGCTCAAGATCTAGATTGTAATGGAGAAGGAAGAGCTTAAGATTGTCAGTGTTGAGGTTATTAATAACGAAGTTGATAGTGCCGTGAAAGCAATTAAGGATCTCCAAGATAAGGGTAAGAAGTTTTTATAGAGATAAGGCATATTACGCCAATGACGTTTACAAGACCGATATTGAGGTTGTAGTTCCTCGTTACAAGAACGCTTCTACTAAGCGTGGTCATCCTTCTAGGCAGAAGGCTGTACGGGAGTTTAGAAAGTTGGGTTTATGATCGTTGTAGGGAGGAAAAGGACTACGGTGTTAGGTGACAAATAGAGTCCTTGTTCTCTGCTATAAAGCGTGATTTTAGGGAATTGATTAGGGCTACCAGCTTTGTAAATCAAATAATTGAGGCTAAGTTCTGGGCTTATGCACGAATGGTTCACTTAGCGAATTCTGTAGTTAGTAGGGCTCCTAGTATTAGAGTGGTGAGCTCGAGAAGAATGTTGAAATAAATACTGCTTGTCGGGAAAACCATATTTTATACTATATCATTCTTATGATAAAAAATTGAATTAGGTCGCAAATAATCTCATACATTGAAAGTATGAAACTTTTATTGAGAGTGGACATGGTGTCGTAACTGAGCTACAAATTAATTAAGTTAGCAGATCTTTATAAAGAGAAGGTACTAAAATTGATACTCCACATATACGTTTGGAATATTAGGAAGAGAACATATAGCTTAATGACTACAGTATGATTTAGTTTTGCATAAATCTATCATTGTGTTTTTATTAATTGATTACATATATATGTGAAAAATTTTGTTTCTTCAATCATTATGGTATAGAATATATATTTAATTGAACTAGAAATATTTATATATAGTAAGATAAACTGTGATTTAAAAATCACAATAGAGGATTAAACCTTACATCAATTACTTTTATATTACATTTAGAATTTATATATTTTTTAAGATATTGTGAAAAATGTACTTAAAAAGAGATATACTTTTACCCTGTTACTAAGTAGTACTTTACGGACTTTACAATGATAGGCGTTTAGCAATAAATCTTTCAGCCAAATTCCAAGCATAGTACCAACTAAGATTGCCACGTAAGTCCTTTCAACTCACGTGATATTGTCAGAATTTGAGTAAAATTGAAAAATTATCATCATTATAATATTCCATATTATACGATTATACATTATATTCAATTATAACAAATGATATAATATATATTAATAAGATATAATACAGATAATTGTACAGTTTTATAATAAAATTTGCCATAATCGCAGCTAAACAAGTAAGTAAGCCTCGTTAATTAACAAGTACCTTCGTCCTAATCCTCGCTGAGAGAATTTCAAGATCACGATAGAGGTTAAGGAAGAATACCTCTATGACCACTCCCCTTAAAGTTGTAGAAGAAGCCTTACCTTCCCTAATATTAACACCACTTCTACGGTTGCAAATTCAAGCTTGTTAGAGGCCTAGCATGTGGTGCCTACCCTCAATTGGAATTATGGCACTACAAACACCTTTGATCAAGATGTTCTTCATAGAAGCCTAAGTCCGATAGATATGAAGGAAAGATGCTATTGAGAATAAGGATTGTAATTGCATTTAGTTTTTTATCTGTATTCTCTTAAAAATAATGTTATTTTACTATTTTATAAAAATTTTGTACAAAATAAAGATAATATAGGACACGGTCATAGTATCGTCGTTAACCTATTTATTTTTCTGTTACAGGTGGTAGGACATAATCAAATATTCCATTGCCCTAGTCTTGTTGGACAAAGCGCAGATCCTTGAATTTATAGGTTAATAATGACACTATGGTCTTATCCTCTGCTTGTTGTCATTATTGATAGGTGCTATTTTGCAAGTTTCTGAGGGGATTTGGGAGAGATAACGTTAAGTTCTTGTAGTGCAACTATGTTAATAATGAAACTTAAAGATAAGGTAGCGATAATTACTGGTGCGTCGGGTGATATAGGTAAGACTTTTTCTTTAGCGTTAGCCAAGGAAGGTGCAAGTATCGTACTAGTTGATATTGATATAGATGGCATGAGAGACACTGCCGAAACTATAAAATCAATGGGTGGAAAAGTAATTATGTTTAAGGTTGATATAACTAACGAGGAGCAAGTTAACGATATGGCTAAGAGGGTATATAATGAATTTGGAAGGATAGATATCTTAGTTAATAATGCAGCAGTATATGGTATGCTAGAGAAGAAGAAACCATTTTATGAGATTTCATTACAGGAATTCGAGAAGGTACTACGAGTAAATGTGATAGGAGTTTGGTTATGTTCAAAGGCTACTTTTCCGTATATGAGAAAAATAGGAAAAGGTAAAATAATAAATATTGCCTCAACTACTGTACATTCAGGTGCTTTTGGACTAGCTCATTATATTGCCTCAAAGGCTGCTGTAATAGGGTTAACTAGGGCGTTGGCAAGAGAAATGGGAGACTATAACATTAACGTAAATGCTATAGCTCCAGGATTAACATTAACTAAGGCTACACTAAAACTAAATCCAGCAGATTATTTGGAAAACCGTAAACAGTTGCGATCAATTAAAAGAGATCAGAAGCCAGAAGATTTAGTGGGAACATTAATATTCTTAGCCTCCGACGATAGTGATTTCATAAGTGGACAAACAATTATAGTCGATGGTGGTAGTGTATTTTCATAACAAGTTGGTTTAAACTTTTAAAAAGAAGAAGTCCCATATAGAAGTATATGAAATTTTTGTATTAAATACATTTAATACCATTATCCAGATATATGAGTAGTACAAAAAACTATGAAACTCATATAATAAAATTATTTTTAAGTAATATAAGGAGACTAGTTTCGTTCCTTTACTGATGAGATTATTAGCGCACCTATAAAATATGAGAATAGCATTGTTTCAAAGAGTGCTCTAAATCCCCAGAATGACAATATTAAACCTAATATAGCACTCCATGCTGCACCAGATGTATAATTTATCATATAATATAAACTGAAAGCACTATCTCTGCGTTCATCTTTAATTACATCAGAAAGTAAAGCTTGAGATAGCGGATCTTCATTAAATAAGAACATACCAATTATGAGCATTGACACAATAATCCATAAAATGTTACGTCCAGCTAGTATAAGAATTATCGTTGCAGTTGCGGACATTAAAAGTGAAGGTATTATCACATATTTTCTATTTTCCAAAATATCAGAGACATGAGCACCTAGTACTGGAGAGATTACACTTCCTGCCGCTAATATTGTATAAAGACCACCTACTATTGTCGATGAAAAGTGTAAATAGTTAATCAGATAAAGAGGTATAAACGTTAAAGCAACACCTAGTCCCCTACCTCCAGCTATTATAGATCGTGCCACATATAGTTTAAGTATATTTTTATCTTTAAGTACTTGAACATAGGACTTAGCTCCACTCTTCTTTTGCTCAAATATAAGAGATCTCCTATCTTCTACAAGTAACATTACTAGTATCCCAAATATTAAACCTGGAACACCTAAAAGAAGTAGAACACTTCTCCAACCTAAAATCGCTATTAAGAATCCTACTATTATAGGAGCTATTAAGGTGCCAATATTACCACCGGCTGTGTGGATTGTCAACGCCTTTCCTCTGTCTCTTCTTTCAAACCAATCTGATATTAGAGATGAAGCAGTAGGGTGTTGGGGACTAGAACCTACTGCGCCAAATAGCCTAAAGAGCGAAAAGAGTGGGAAAGAATTGGACAGGGCTGACCCAATCATGGTTAATCCTACTAATATATTTCCCCCACCGCATAGATACTTTCTCTTAATATAATTAGATAAAAGACCATAAACTCCTTGTAGAACACCATTTATCAAATTTACAGCTCCTAATAATAATCCCAATTCAGTATAGGTAATACTAAAATAATTTATGACATATGGATACACTAAGGAATAAGCACCCACTTGTAAGTGAGTCTCTGCATGAGCTGCCGATACGAGAGAGAG includes:
- a CDS encoding MFS transporter — its product is MGAYSLVYPYVINYFSITYTELGLLLGAVNLINGVLQGVYGLLSNYIKRKYLCGGGNILVGLTMIGSALSNSFPLFSLFRLFGAVGSSPQHPTASSLISDWFERRDRGKALTIHTAGGNIGTLIAPIIVGFLIAILGWRSVLLLLGVPGLIFGILVMLLVEDRRSLIFEQKKSGAKSYVQVLKDKNILKLYVARSIIAGGRGLGVALTFIPLYLINYLHFSSTIVGGLYTILAAGSVISPVLGAHVSDILENRKYVIIPSLLMSATATIILILAGRNILWIIVSMLIIGMFLFNEDPLSQALLSDVIKDERRDSAFSLYYMINYTSGAAWSAILGLILSFWGFRALFETMLFSYFIGALIISSVKERN
- a CDS encoding SDR family NAD(P)-dependent oxidoreductase, which translates into the protein MKLKDKVAIITGASGDIGKTFSLALAKEGASIVLVDIDIDGMRDTAETIKSMGGKVIMFKVDITNEEQVNDMAKRVYNEFGRIDILVNNAAVYGMLEKKKPFYEISLQEFEKVLRVNVIGVWLCSKATFPYMRKIGKGKIINIASTTVHSGAFGLAHYIASKAAVIGLTRALAREMGDYNINVNAIAPGLTLTKATLKLNPADYLENRKQLRSIKRDQKPEDLVGTLIFLASDDSDFISGQTIIVDGGSVFS
- a CDS encoding thiamine pyrophosphate-requiring protein — its product is MPTGARLLLKLLKDLGVEKIFIVGGTDHAALIEEKVKDPYDLPDLEEVPHEIVAASAALGQSFLGKIGAVLVHTTPGTANVIGILMDAFTMRLPLIVLAGRSPYTEKGSRASRNVRIHWPQEIENQTEIVKPWVKYAFEIKRVEQIPETVSRAIQIALSEPKGPVYIVFPREVTVEETEYRHIKMEPFEPAAPTAHLEKAKKMIEEAERPVIITWNAGKRRDWFKSLVKFADTIKIPVINYIGGYVNYPSNGKMALDSLDLSQSDLLIVVENDVPWIPKKQEIKGKVIRVDTDPSYRNIPFYGFQCDLCIQSTVSEFFDRLVNSLNPKDDHWVVEERERQVKEKIEEIERLSKSRKIHPRYLSYEIGKVAKEESAIIVNEYVFNPKYAELTEFGSYLGEPSAGYLGWGLGASVGIRSLTDRLVIAIVGDGQFIFGVPEAFYYLAVKYPLLTIIYDNGGWLATENAVKEVYPDGVAVAKGVFPATTFRRYNIGQGVIGYGGYFKLIERTEEVRETLLEAINYIKQGKPAIIQAIVERAKA
- a CDS encoding ABC transporter substrate-binding protein, with product MSRKRVKLGISKITVIVLIIVVVIIAWIGGTLVFYHSSSSSIKTTQSSIVPISTTPVTIGALQGNDPDISAWAFTESQLLSTLKEYDPNIKTQDFSTATLVIQGLESGTIQVGIISTDSIIVAISRGAPLVIVATYRITPAARDLVVKAPTPINNLYQLNNTDDAEPSPGILPTITDEYLEYKYNLHFNFEYVGSFQGQIAALISDKATFANVNPFDAYKLIQNGTLKVVYSFSLKWPAYSVVTTRSFLEQHPDAIKAVIMGLLKANDIYEANVNNQTINFLASYYGRIIGSNGAVVLFHNYTYSTNGAINVTALQILINTYREIGVITNSTLTVNDTYTNEFVKVIS
- a CDS encoding LLM class flavin-dependent oxidoreductase → MHINFGVFTHPILPQDLNSLNFVTYYKDQIKLVEEAEKLGYEYFFFAEHHFSRLGGNTSQGVLLSAVCQHTSKIRIGSLAYVVPIRNPLHLAEELALLDNLCEGRLDVGLTGGISELELKEVGLDPKIAKVMSREATTVLLEFLKVTSQGKKFSFKGDYYKFEDVERLIPYVQKPYPPIWIPTRTIPTTIWAAQNGLNLVTGIDRDEIVRERIEAYRNNFNGNGNPKLAIEKYVYISNSEEKLRKFLPIMLRELKGAFLDLQARKTVKNYEIGETRKAEGFIPPEFYKYDDVEYMLDTNRLLAGKPRDVADKVKKILEHTNANTFLVHIDWITISYEDNIENLELFANEIIPEIQRK